Proteins encoded by one window of Desulfobaculum bizertense DSM 18034:
- a CDS encoding dissimilatory sulfite reductase D family protein, with the protein MAALDLAEAKEKVIEFCHSKKKTKFYFNDFLKVFPDNKAREVKKVLTALVNEEIMEFWSSGSTTMYGLKGEGKQANAEGED; encoded by the coding sequence ATGGCTGCACTCGATCTTGCAGAAGCAAAAGAAAAAGTTATTGAATTTTGCCACTCCAAGAAGAAGACCAAGTTCTACTTCAACGATTTCCTGAAAGTGTTCCCTGACAACAAAGCACGCGAAGTCAAGAAAGTCCTGACCGCTCTCGTTAACGAAGAAATTATGGAATTCTGGTCCTCCGGTTCTACTACCATGTACGGCCTTAAGGGCGAAGGTAAGCAGGCCAATGCTGAGGGTGAAGATTAA